A window of Telopea speciosissima isolate NSW1024214 ecotype Mountain lineage unplaced genomic scaffold, Tspe_v1 Tspe_v1.0116, whole genome shotgun sequence contains these coding sequences:
- the LOC122647675 gene encoding uncharacterized protein LOC122647675 — protein sequence MAARQGTLELRWEFAKVALSPLTCSIAMEVLSRQIQLCTDQQLISPMPKCKSLKLTHLAFADDLMIFSKVSIASLETILLCLQQFKELSDLHINPAKSLIFFAGVTDADKAAFLAISGFLEGQLPVKYLGIPLISARLSAHHCTPLLDMIRKRLQLWKNKLLSYAGRLVLIRSVLEASYIYWSGIYGLPLSTIKALEALMASFLWKGSDSTRFLHPLSWAAVCLPKKEGGLGIRHISEVNSAGIIKLLWKIV from the coding sequence ATGGCAGCCCGGCAGGGTACTTTGGAGCTTCGGTGGGAATTCGCCAAGGttgccctctctccccttactTGTTCTATTGCCatggaagtcctctctaggcAGATTCAGCTTTGTACTGACCAGCAGCTCATCTCTCCTATGCCCAAGTGTAAAAGCCTAAAGCTCACTCACTTAGCTTTTGCggatgacttgatgattttctccaaggtATCGATTGCCTCCTTAGAGACTATTTTGCTTTGTCTCCAGCAATTCAAAGAACTCTCGGATCTTCACATCAACCCCGCCAaatctctcatcttctttgctgGAGTTACTGATGCTGACAAAGCAGCCTTCCTTGCCATCTCTGGTTTCCTTGAAGGTCAGCTGCCTGTCAAATACTTGGGGATTCCATTGATCTCAGCTAGGCTTTCGGCCCATCACTGCACCCCCTTATTGGACATGATCCGGAAGAGACTTCAGCTATGGAAAAACAAGCTTCTATCTTATGCTGGCAGGTTGGTCCTTATTAGATCAGTTCTGGAAGCCTCttatatttattggtcaggtATCTATGGGCTGCCTCTCTCTACTATCAAGGCTTTGGAAGCTCTTATGGCTTCCTTCCTTTGGAAGGGCTCTGACTCCACAAGGTTCCTTCATCCCTTGAGTTGGGCTGCTGTGTGCCTTCCCAAAAAGGAAGGAGGGTTGGGCATTCGCCATATTTCAGAAGTGAACTCAGCTGGTATCATCAAGCTTCTTTGGAAGAtagtctaa